A single region of the Nocardioides ochotonae genome encodes:
- a CDS encoding FAD-dependent oxidoreductase, translating to MSAMSSMSPVPNPPVVVVVGTGGAGLTTAITAAEHGAQVHLVEKQAGIGGMLHIANGEFSGAGSRRQREHGIEDSPQRHLEEVERISHGRIDRDLAALSVRHQGETVDWLDDLGFEFHPDCPGLIHGHEVYDVPRTYWGVEHGRSVIIVLQRLLEEQIAAGRIRLHLATTMTGLLREGDRVVGVEVEHDGRAESLAGDAVVLATGGYDANIELRNRFLPQGCRDVLVGCLDHATGDGLLAAEALGAAVSADGIFLPVMGLIPDPARPQHAVDYREAFVEMAPAYRAPHEIWVNRDGHRFVAEDTTSPEHRERALIRQPGNTMHVVFDAGVVAHAPVSLIRNPADEWTPERFAEACRTSPWVTRADSLAELAALLEIDADALAASVASYNEAVDTGSDALGRTTLPRRLEQAPYYAITTVASSILSRDGLAVDTSLRVLDTAGQVIEGLHAVGEVLGNNKFAGDNYVGGMSITPAMTLGRLLGRQLAGAGTEKES from the coding sequence ATGAGCGCGATGAGTTCGATGAGCCCCGTGCCGAACCCCCCGGTCGTGGTCGTGGTCGGGACCGGCGGCGCCGGCCTCACGACCGCCATCACCGCCGCCGAGCACGGCGCGCAGGTCCACCTGGTCGAGAAGCAGGCCGGCATCGGCGGCATGCTGCACATCGCGAACGGCGAGTTCTCCGGCGCGGGCAGCCGGCGCCAGCGCGAGCACGGCATCGAGGACAGCCCGCAGCGCCACCTCGAGGAGGTCGAGCGGATCTCCCACGGCCGCATCGACCGCGACCTCGCCGCGCTCTCGGTGCGCCACCAGGGCGAGACCGTCGACTGGCTCGACGACCTCGGCTTCGAGTTCCACCCCGACTGCCCCGGGCTGATCCACGGCCACGAGGTGTACGACGTCCCGCGCACCTACTGGGGTGTCGAGCACGGGCGCTCGGTCATCATCGTCCTGCAGCGGCTGCTCGAGGAGCAGATCGCCGCCGGGCGGATCCGGCTGCACCTGGCCACCACGATGACCGGACTGCTGCGCGAGGGCGACCGGGTGGTCGGGGTCGAGGTGGAGCACGACGGCCGGGCGGAGTCCCTGGCCGGCGACGCCGTCGTGCTGGCCACCGGTGGCTACGACGCCAACATCGAGCTGCGCAACCGCTTCCTGCCGCAGGGGTGCCGCGACGTGCTCGTCGGCTGCCTCGACCACGCCACCGGTGACGGACTGCTCGCCGCCGAGGCCCTCGGCGCCGCGGTCTCGGCCGACGGCATCTTCCTGCCGGTGATGGGGCTGATCCCCGACCCCGCTCGCCCGCAGCACGCGGTCGACTACCGCGAGGCGTTCGTCGAGATGGCCCCGGCCTACCGCGCGCCCCACGAGATCTGGGTCAACCGCGACGGCCACCGCTTCGTCGCCGAGGACACCACGAGTCCCGAGCACCGCGAGCGCGCGCTCATCCGCCAGCCCGGCAACACCATGCACGTCGTCTTCGACGCCGGCGTCGTCGCGCACGCGCCGGTCAGCCTGATCCGCAACCCCGCTGACGAGTGGACGCCCGAGCGCTTCGCCGAGGCGTGCCGCACCAGCCCGTGGGTGACCCGCGCCGACTCGCTCGCCGAGCTGGCCGCGCTGCTCGAGATCGACGCGGACGCGTTGGCCGCGAGCGTCGCGTCGTACAACGAGGCGGTCGACACCGGCAGCGACGCCCTCGGCCGGACCACCCTGCCGCGGCGCCTGGAGCAGGCGCCGTACTACGCCATCACCACCGTCGCATCCTCGATCCTGTCGCGCGACGGGCTGGCGGTCGACACCTCGCTGCGGGTGCTCGACACCGCGGGGCAGGTCATCGAGGGCCTGCACGCGGTGGGCGAGGTGCTCGGCAACAACAAGTTCGCCGGGGACAACTACGTGGGTGGCATGAGCATCACCCCCGCCATGACATTGGGCCGACTGCTGGGTCGCCAGCTGGCCGGCGCCGGCACCGAGAAGGAGAGCTGA
- a CDS encoding VOC family protein yields the protein MGESLIIGGVDAAFLGVNDLAAQLDLYVGQLGWEVVEEGVLPAAEAAALWGEGIGDLPLTVLNAAGAQHGRLVLVQVPEQEAPAHPLQADTGLVAINMYTRDIEVSHATLAAAGQQWRTPPATWAVPLGDKLVSVTQGFLLAPEGTDIVFVEPAQARGTAAWDAEPDRHYTELTSVVCHVPDFEAETAFWGPDGLGLQSWYDVSFTHPGLDEMALLPAGSVMRLSFLAGPTTARLEVTRLENRTLGTDLRAQQRTGRHLGHTGWLFKVKNLEETLFRVEQLGGTVCTRNQAGPSVLFGGRPVAFVDTPNGLPVTFVEISG from the coding sequence ATGGGCGAGTCCCTCATCATCGGCGGCGTCGACGCCGCATTCCTCGGGGTCAACGACCTCGCCGCCCAGCTCGACCTCTACGTCGGCCAGCTCGGCTGGGAGGTCGTGGAGGAGGGCGTGCTCCCCGCCGCCGAGGCCGCCGCGCTCTGGGGCGAGGGCATCGGCGACCTGCCGCTCACCGTGCTCAACGCCGCCGGCGCCCAGCACGGCCGACTGGTCCTCGTCCAGGTCCCGGAGCAGGAGGCCCCCGCGCACCCGCTCCAGGCCGACACCGGCCTGGTCGCGATCAACATGTACACCCGCGACATCGAGGTCAGCCACGCGACGCTGGCCGCCGCCGGCCAGCAGTGGCGGACGCCGCCGGCGACCTGGGCCGTGCCGCTGGGGGACAAGCTGGTCTCGGTGACGCAGGGGTTCCTGCTGGCCCCCGAGGGCACCGACATCGTCTTCGTCGAGCCGGCCCAGGCCCGCGGCACCGCGGCCTGGGACGCCGAGCCCGACCGGCACTACACCGAGCTCACCTCGGTGGTGTGCCACGTGCCCGACTTCGAGGCGGAGACCGCCTTCTGGGGACCCGACGGCCTCGGCCTGCAGAGCTGGTACGACGTGTCCTTCACCCACCCCGGCCTCGACGAGATGGCGCTGCTCCCCGCGGGCTCGGTCATGCGGCTGAGCTTCCTCGCCGGGCCGACCACGGCGCGTCTGGAGGTCACCCGCCTCGAGAACCGGACCCTCGGCACCGACCTCCGCGCGCAGCAGCGGACCGGGCGGCACCTGGGTCACACCGGCTGGCTGTTCAAGGTGAAAAACCTCGAAGAAACACTGTTCCGTGTGGAGCAGTTAGGCGGTACAGTCTGTACTAGAAACCAAGCTGGACCGTCGGTCCTCTTCGGCGGAAGGCCGGTGGCGTTCGTGGACACCCCCAACGGACTCCCGGTGACCTTCGTCGAGATCTCCGGCTGA
- a CDS encoding DUF4437 domain-containing protein, producing MELIQEDDYVWHAAELPGAEGRASERRLSVDEEDGSSSLRVDFHTEWGRSAGIHHANTEYYVLEGEIDYGGRKIGKGGYVYAPKGVPVDYLKIAEGTKLLHYREYGDAGFDAVDSLASAKAWDDAREDVIVIDSEAMKWDAVPNPGPMPGLFIKYLHVDPVTGFYTRLVHAQEGWSDHRLAHHPCYEEAYTTQGHMEYNFGTLDLGTYFFRPARVKHGHFTTMEGGATWLLRSDGELKNWYTQNEWVRWGGDGVNYSPDGVIEEPHTPVRHSHSTHDMAEPWRTDEDMRQMNASWQFQIDQGQNNTPVKHQGMGADPSILAIMKAMDAANLQGGHGHDHDHDHSHDGEHSHEHGHEHSHDETPARETINLDWGWSGRATEDPEERTAADAHNWGRRVNWKDGDPVPAPILSSLPVRSRSRGRWDGDGM from the coding sequence GTGGAACTGATCCAGGAAGACGACTACGTCTGGCACGCGGCCGAGCTGCCGGGCGCCGAGGGCCGCGCGAGCGAGCGCCGCCTCTCGGTGGACGAGGAGGACGGCTCGTCCTCGCTGCGCGTCGACTTCCACACCGAGTGGGGTCGCAGCGCCGGCATCCACCACGCGAACACCGAGTACTACGTCCTCGAGGGCGAGATCGACTACGGCGGTCGCAAGATCGGCAAGGGCGGCTACGTCTACGCCCCCAAGGGCGTGCCGGTCGACTACCTCAAGATCGCCGAGGGCACCAAGCTCCTGCACTACCGCGAGTACGGCGACGCCGGCTTCGACGCGGTCGACTCCCTGGCGAGCGCCAAGGCCTGGGACGACGCCCGCGAGGACGTCATCGTCATCGACTCCGAGGCGATGAAGTGGGACGCCGTCCCCAACCCCGGCCCGATGCCCGGCCTGTTCATCAAGTACCTGCACGTGGACCCGGTCACCGGCTTCTACACCCGCCTGGTCCACGCCCAGGAGGGCTGGTCGGACCACCGCCTCGCACACCACCCGTGCTACGAGGAGGCCTACACGACCCAGGGCCACATGGAGTACAACTTCGGCACCCTGGACCTCGGCACCTACTTCTTCCGCCCCGCGCGGGTGAAGCACGGCCACTTCACCACCATGGAGGGTGGCGCCACCTGGCTGCTGCGCTCGGACGGCGAGCTGAAGAACTGGTACACCCAGAACGAGTGGGTGCGCTGGGGCGGCGACGGCGTCAACTACAGCCCCGACGGCGTCATCGAGGAGCCGCACACGCCGGTGCGTCACTCGCACTCGACGCACGACATGGCCGAGCCGTGGCGCACCGACGAGGACATGCGCCAGATGAACGCCTCGTGGCAGTTCCAGATCGACCAGGGCCAGAACAACACCCCGGTCAAGCACCAGGGCATGGGCGCCGACCCGTCGATCCTCGCGATCATGAAGGCGATGGACGCGGCCAACCTCCAGGGCGGCCACGGTCACGACCACGACCACGACCACAGCCACGACGGCGAGCACAGCCACGAGCACGGTCACGAGCACAGCCACGACGAGACCCCGGCCCGCGAGACCATCAACCTCGACTGGGGCTGGTCGGGTCGCGCGACCGAGGACCCGGAGGAGCGCACCGCCGCGGACGCCCACAACTGGGGTCGCCGCGTCAACTGGAAGGACGGCGACCCCGTCCCCGCGCCGATCCTCTCCTCGCTGCCCGTTCGCAGCCGCTCGCGCGGCCGCTGGGACGGCGACGGCATGTGA